A single Panthera uncia isolate 11264 chromosome E2 unlocalized genomic scaffold, Puncia_PCG_1.0 HiC_scaffold_19, whole genome shotgun sequence DNA region contains:
- the CFAP20 gene encoding cilia- and flagella-associated protein 20 has translation MFKNTFQSGFLSILYSIGSKPLQIWDKKVRNGHIKRITDNDIQSLVLEIEGTNVSTTYITCPADPKKTLGIKLPFLVMIIKNLKKYFTFEVQVLDDKNVRRRFRASNYQSTTRVKPFICTMPMRLDDGWNQIQFNLSDFTRRAYGTNYIETLRVQIHANCRIRRVYFSDRLYSEDELPAEFKLYLPVQNKAKQ, from the exons ATGTTCAAAAACACGTTCCAGAGCGGCTTCCTCTCCATCCTCTACAGCATTGGCAGCAAACCCCTGCAGATCTGGGACAAAAAG GTGCGGAATGGCCACATCAAAAGAATCACTGATAATGACATCCAGTCCCTGGTGCTAGAGATTGAAGGGACGAATGTCAG CACCACGTATATCACCTGTCCCGCAGACCCAAAAAAGACATTGGGGATTAAACTGCCCTTCCTTGTCATGATTatcaaaaatttgaagaaatactttACCTTTGAAGTACAG GTACTAGATGACAAGAATGTGCGTCGGCGGTTTCGGGCAAGTAACTACCAGAGCACCACCCGAGTCAAACCCTTCATCTGTACCATGCCCATGAGGCTGGATGATGGCTGGAACCAGATTCAGTTCAATCTGTCAGACTTCACACGGCGGGCATATGGCACAAATTACATCGAAACCCTGAGAGTGCAG ATCCACGCAAACTGTCGCATCCGACGTGTTTACTTCTCAGACAGACTCTACTCAGAAGATGAACTGCCGGCAGAGTTCAAATTATATCTCCCAGTTCAGAACAAAGCAAAG caaTAA